A region of [Bacteroides] pectinophilus DNA encodes the following proteins:
- a CDS encoding L-lactate dehydrogenase, giving the protein MTKQIINSKKAVMVGCGFVGSASVFALMQSGLFTEIVLIDADKNKAEGEAMDISHGVPFASPMKIYAGDYDDAADAAIVIISAGAGQKPGETRLDLVNKNVAIFKSIIPEIAKRNFAGIMLVVANPVDILTQVAIKLSGLPENRVIGSGTVLDSARLRYRLGEHLSVDSRSVHAFIVGEHGDSEVVAWSSANVSGVPLSEICEMRGHYKHKKNTEEIAAEVKNSAYEIINKKHATYYGIAMSVKRICEVIMRDEKSILPVSHMIHGVYDIDGVSLSMPAIVGADGIESDIPINLSGEEALKLKESADTLKKIVEGIEL; this is encoded by the coding sequence ATGACGAAACAAATAATTAATTCAAAAAAAGCGGTAATGGTAGGATGTGGTTTTGTTGGTTCTGCATCAGTATTTGCTTTAATGCAAAGCGGATTATTTACAGAGATTGTTCTTATTGATGCGGATAAAAATAAGGCAGAGGGTGAAGCGATGGATATTAGTCATGGAGTGCCGTTTGCCAGCCCAATGAAAATATATGCAGGGGATTATGATGATGCGGCTGATGCTGCAATTGTTATAATATCTGCCGGGGCAGGACAAAAGCCCGGTGAGACAAGACTTGACCTTGTAAATAAAAATGTAGCGATATTTAAGTCAATTATTCCTGAGATTGCCAAGAGAAATTTTGCGGGTATTATGCTGGTGGTTGCTAATCCTGTGGATATTCTTACCCAGGTAGCTATAAAGTTATCGGGACTTCCTGAAAACAGAGTTATCGGTTCGGGGACAGTCCTTGACAGTGCAAGATTAAGATACAGGCTCGGTGAGCATCTGTCTGTGGACAGCAGAAGCGTTCATGCATTTATAGTGGGAGAACATGGTGACAGTGAAGTTGTTGCATGGTCATCTGCAAATGTATCGGGTGTTCCGTTGAGTGAAATATGTGAAATGCGTGGACATTATAAGCATAAGAAAAACACGGAAGAAATAGCAGCAGAGGTTAAGAATAGTGCTTATGAAATCATAAACAAAAAGCATGCCACATATTATGGAATTGCAATGTCTGTAAAAAGAATCTGTGAGGTGATTATGCGAGATGAGAAGTCCATTCTGCCTGTATCACACATGATTCATGGCGTATATGATATTGACGGAGTATCGTTAAGTATGCCAGCTATCGTAGGTGCAGATGGTATTGAGTCTGATATACCTATTAATTTAAGTGGCGAGGAAGCGTTAAAACTTAAGGAATCTGCAGATACTCTAAAGAAAATCGTAGAAGGTATTGAATTATAA